The segment TTTTGACCATTTCTTTAGCCTATAAAAATCTATTTTGTACATATACCACATTCCAAAAAATCCAATTAAAACCCAAACAAATTGTTGAAATAAAAATTTATATTTGTTGTCAAAAACCCCTTGGGCGTAGGAAGAGGATGCTTCAAAAACCATCAGAAGACCAAAAAAAACTAAGGATAAAACGAGATACAACAACACCTTGTCATATTTTTCCATCCTACTACTTTGTAAATTCTTTCCAAAATTCCTTTTTCGCATACTCTAAAACTAGAGTAGCATTAGCATATAAGGTTGACAATGTTATTTATACTTATTACAATGATAAGTATAATTTAATCAAAAGCAATGATCGGGAGACGCTTGAGTTTACAAGCCTTAGTGGTCCCGGGAGCTGTTGAGGTGAAAAATAGTATCTTCAACCGGAAGCTGACCGTTATCTTTCAGCAAGGTATTACTGCTGTAAACAGCAAGTACCTAGTAAGGTTCTAGTAGCAATATTAGAATAAAATAAATAAATTACCAAAAGACATCTATCATTTTAAGGGCGGGAAATTAAGCGGTCCGGATGTTTTAATTCTCGGAGGCACTCACGGAGATGAGTTAGCAGGAATTGCTGTGGTAAAGGAAATTATCACTAGATTAAATTTTATGAAAATTAATGAAGAAAACTGCCTAAAAGGAAACCTTTATGTGGGTTTCGGCAGTCCCGCCGCCATTTCCAAAAATGTTAGGGGTATAACAAACCGTAATTTAAACAGAAGCTTTGATCCAATACTATTAAAAGATTATTCGCCAAATAAAATTGATAGCGCTGACTTATCAAGAGCGAAAGAACTTGCTCCTCTTCTTTTGAAAGTGGATTTTTTGTTTGACATACATTCCACAAGCTCCCCCTCCAATCCTTTTGTTTGCTTAAGCCATATAACCTCCCAAAACAAACCTTTTCTGCCACTATTTTATGTGGCTTGTATTTTAACAGACCCTGATAATATTCTAGGCAA is part of the Patescibacteria group bacterium genome and harbors:
- a CDS encoding succinylglutamate desuccinylase/aspartoacylase family protein; its protein translation is MNKLPKDIYHFKGGKLSGPDVLILGGTHGDELAGIAVVKEIITRLNFMKINEENCLKGNLYVGFGSPAAISKNVRGITNRNLNRSFDPILLKDYSPNKIDSADLSRAKELAPLLLKVDFLFDIHSTSSPSNPFVCLSHITSQNKPFLPLFYVACILTDPDNILGKEQKQKVIGTTDYFVNTFGKGRGYCYETGLASDNSKNESIIENLLDILVKIGSATGDIYKLFGLEKPASKTKKLKQNIYELTDLVIAKSSVFHYAKGMNRGWKKVFSDQLVGNYSNGEAVVIPCNGYYLFPKAESKIEKGKSLFYIAEKCG